A genomic segment from Roseibium algicola encodes:
- a CDS encoding leucyl aminopeptidase family protein: protein MRESLVRKSDVSSSTPIHAVTEASLPQVLDGLGSAALNWCKVNDFAGKPATSLLVPGTDGAAVLFGVEDGGLSHPLALGGLVAGLPEGDYHLAEGFPDPEQAALGFALSTYSFTRYLKNEGKTRRLAVDETVDLDRLGTILDGVQLARDLINTPANDLGPGELSQAVVALFKQHGGTGRIVIGEDLLEENFPMVHAVGKASSRAPRLADFTWGDEAAPKVTLVGKGVIFDTGGLNLKPGSSMALMKKDMGGAANVLGLASMVMASKLPVRLRVIVPCVENAVAGNAFRPGDILPSRKGLTVEIGNTDAEGRLILADALALADEESPEILIDMATLTGAARVALGPDLPPYYTDDEELAEDIAVMAEAAADPLWRMPLWQPYLKYLDSKVADINHINTSGAGFAGSITAALFLSRFVENTGSWVHFDIFGWTPMEKPGKPMGGEAQGIRGLFDVLSERFAGAQ from the coding sequence GTGCGCGAAAGCCTAGTCCGCAAGAGCGATGTTTCCAGCTCCACGCCCATCCACGCCGTCACCGAGGCAAGCCTGCCCCAAGTTCTGGACGGGCTCGGATCAGCAGCATTGAACTGGTGCAAGGTCAACGATTTTGCAGGCAAGCCCGCAACATCCCTGCTTGTCCCGGGAACAGACGGTGCCGCGGTGCTGTTCGGTGTAGAGGATGGCGGTCTGTCGCATCCGCTGGCACTAGGCGGCCTGGTCGCGGGACTGCCGGAAGGCGATTACCATCTTGCCGAGGGGTTTCCGGATCCCGAACAGGCAGCGCTCGGCTTTGCCCTCTCCACCTATTCCTTTACCCGCTACCTGAAAAACGAAGGCAAGACCCGCCGTCTTGCCGTTGACGAGACCGTCGACCTGGATCGACTCGGAACGATTCTCGACGGGGTCCAGCTGGCGCGTGATCTCATCAATACGCCCGCGAACGATCTTGGACCGGGGGAACTATCCCAGGCCGTTGTCGCCCTGTTCAAGCAGCATGGCGGCACCGGGCGTATCGTCATCGGGGAAGACCTTCTGGAAGAAAACTTCCCGATGGTGCACGCAGTCGGCAAGGCCAGCAGCCGGGCGCCGCGCCTGGCAGACTTCACCTGGGGTGACGAAGCCGCGCCCAAGGTCACTTTGGTGGGCAAGGGCGTCATCTTCGATACCGGCGGTCTCAACCTGAAACCGGGCTCTTCCATGGCGCTGATGAAAAAGGACATGGGTGGGGCGGCCAATGTGCTGGGCCTTGCGTCCATGGTCATGGCGTCAAAGCTTCCTGTTCGCCTGCGAGTCATCGTTCCCTGTGTCGAAAACGCTGTTGCCGGAAACGCCTTCCGGCCGGGAGACATCTTGCCGAGCCGCAAGGGGCTGACCGTCGAAATCGGCAACACCGATGCCGAAGGCCGGTTGATCCTGGCCGACGCCCTGGCGCTTGCAGACGAGGAGAGCCCGGAAATCCTGATCGATATGGCAACGCTCACCGGTGCAGCCCGTGTTGCTCTGGGGCCGGATCTGCCGCCTTACTATACTGACGACGAGGAACTTGCCGAGGACATCGCGGTCATGGCCGAGGCTGCGGCCGACCCGCTGTGGCGCATGCCGCTGTGGCAGCCCTATCTGAAATACCTCGACAGCAAGGTTGCCGATATCAATCACATCAATACATCCGGCGCTGGATTCGCTGGGTCGATCACGGCGGCGCTGTTCCTGTCCCGCTTTGTCGAGAACACCGGCAGCTGGGTTCACTTCGATATTTTCGGCTGGACCCCGATGGAAAAGCCCGGAAAACCGATGGGTGGGGAAGCCCAGGGCATTCGTGGTCTGTTCGATGTCCTCTCGGAGCGTTTTGCGGGCGCACAATAA
- a CDS encoding tetratricopeptide repeat protein produces the protein MQSPRTGSVRRRTRLATTLLAMSALVVVTGCASNRANTGTHSPASGYTSPGSSQALAQVSKWSKAYERDRKDRSAILGYSSALSQNGQIPQAMAVLRSGVIAHPKDREISSAYGKVLAMNGRFDEALNVIRGAQRPDTPDWRLMSAEAAIYDQTGNHDKARSLYKQALIIAPNDPSLLNNLGLSYLLSNDLPDAEYTLRKAATLPGADSRVRQNLALVLGIQGKFDEAIQVAQSEIDPQQAQANIAYLRTMMQKRQQG, from the coding sequence ATGCAATCGCCCAGAACCGGTTCCGTTCGCCGTCGCACTCGTCTCGCTACGACGCTGCTGGCCATGTCGGCGCTTGTCGTTGTCACTGGCTGTGCTTCCAACCGCGCCAACACCGGCACGCACTCCCCTGCCTCCGGCTACACTTCGCCAGGTTCCTCACAGGCGCTGGCACAGGTGTCCAAGTGGTCCAAGGCCTATGAGCGCGACCGCAAGGACCGCAGCGCCATTCTTGGCTATTCAAGCGCTCTCAGCCAGAACGGACAAATACCGCAGGCCATGGCCGTTCTTCGGTCCGGTGTGATCGCACATCCCAAGGACCGGGAAATCTCTTCCGCCTATGGCAAGGTTCTGGCGATGAACGGCCGTTTCGACGAAGCGCTGAACGTCATTCGTGGTGCCCAGAGGCCGGACACGCCGGACTGGAGGCTGATGTCCGCTGAAGCAGCGATCTATGATCAGACCGGCAACCACGACAAGGCCCGCAGCCTCTACAAGCAGGCACTGATCATCGCGCCAAACGATCCCAGTCTCCTGAACAACCTGGGTCTGTCATATCTGCTGTCCAATGATCTGCCCGACGCGGAATATACCCTGCGCAAGGCAGCCACCCTGCCCGGCGCAGACAGCCGCGTTCGCCAGAACCTGGCCCTGGTGCTTGGCATCCAGGGCAAGTTTGACGAAGCCATCCAGGTGGCCCAGTCCGAGATCGATCCGCAGCAGGCCCAGGCCAACATCGCCTATCTGCGCACCATGATGCAGAAGCGCCAGCAGGGCTGA
- a CDS encoding type II secretion system F family protein, with amino-acid sequence MDIDTIASSQFLAAVLAMVAVTGTIFSLVMPLLSRDTLKSRMKSVAIERNKLRAKERARLQAAQADAKASLRNQPKAQMKSLVDRLNLKEALSDESTVENLRMAGYRGSAPLYYFLVARIALPVGIFAFTVAYAFLVLPDDFPALSKLCFCLGLAGLGAFMPNIYLKNKIDKRKLTIQRAWPDALDLMLICVESGMSIEEGFKRVAEEVGVQSVELAEELSLTTAELSYLSDRRIAYENLAKRTGVEGVKNVMMALIQAERYGTPVGTALRTMADDTREQRMQMAEQKAASLPPKLTVPMIMFFLPVLFFIIMGPAVIQVINTFQ; translated from the coding sequence ATGGATATCGATACCATCGCATCCAGTCAGTTTCTGGCAGCTGTTCTGGCCATGGTGGCGGTCACGGGAACCATCTTTTCCCTGGTGATGCCACTTCTGTCCCGCGACACGTTGAAATCGCGGATGAAATCGGTCGCGATCGAGCGCAACAAGCTGCGCGCCAAGGAGAGGGCCCGTCTTCAGGCAGCCCAGGCAGACGCAAAGGCTTCCCTGCGAAACCAGCCCAAGGCGCAGATGAAAAGCCTTGTCGACCGGCTGAATCTCAAGGAAGCGCTTTCCGATGAGAGCACGGTCGAAAATCTCAGAATGGCCGGCTACCGCGGTTCCGCACCGCTTTACTACTTTCTGGTTGCGCGCATAGCGTTACCTGTCGGTATCTTCGCCTTCACGGTGGCCTACGCATTTCTCGTGCTGCCCGACGACTTCCCGGCATTGTCGAAGCTCTGCTTCTGTCTGGGTCTTGCCGGCCTCGGCGCTTTCATGCCGAACATCTATCTGAAGAACAAGATCGACAAGCGCAAGCTGACCATCCAGCGGGCCTGGCCGGATGCGCTGGATCTCATGCTGATCTGCGTGGAATCGGGCATGTCCATCGAAGAAGGCTTCAAGCGCGTTGCGGAAGAAGTCGGTGTGCAGTCGGTTGAGCTGGCAGAAGAATTATCGCTCACGACGGCCGAACTGTCTTACCTGAGCGACCGCCGTATCGCGTATGAAAACCTGGCGAAACGCACTGGTGTCGAAGGTGTGAAGAACGTCATGATGGCGCTTATCCAGGCCGAGCGTTACGGTACACCTGTCGGCACGGCCTTGCGCACGATGGCGGACGACACCCGCGAGCAGCGCATGCAAATGGCCGAACAGAAGGCTGCATCCCTGCCGCCGAAGCTGACGGTGCCGATGATCATGTTCTTCCTGCCTGTGCTGTTCTTCATCATCATGGGGCCGGCAGTGATTCAGGTGATCAACACCTTCCAGTAG
- a CDS encoding type II secretion system F family protein: MSGLEEFLTPEITGLAVAALVMLAVGGIIYSLFQPALSGSKRRDQRVNAVAARPQSENQRKALRDVDRRKRSIQDQLKEFEVRQKAKQDKQQKVSLKVKIEQAGLAWETHHFVIFSIVAGLVFLILGLIFSGNLLIAAAFGFAGTLGFPRWYVSSKRKRRFNAFLDELPNGVDIIVRGVKAGLPLSDCIKVVAREAREPVATEFRKITETQIMGISLAEAVGKLPERVPLAEANFFAIVVAIQQKAGGGLAEALNNLSKVLRGRKAMKRKIKALSAEAKSSAGIIGSLPFFVGGIMYLISPNYILVLFETTAGNIIIAGCLFWMFCGIMVMRAMINFDF, encoded by the coding sequence ATGTCCGGACTTGAAGAGTTTCTCACGCCTGAGATCACCGGCCTGGCCGTCGCCGCCCTGGTGATGCTTGCCGTTGGCGGCATCATCTACAGCCTGTTTCAGCCTGCTCTGTCCGGCTCCAAGCGGCGCGATCAGCGCGTGAACGCGGTCGCAGCGCGGCCCCAGAGCGAAAATCAGCGCAAGGCCCTTCGTGATGTCGACCGGCGCAAACGGTCGATCCAGGATCAGCTGAAGGAATTCGAGGTTCGGCAAAAGGCCAAGCAGGACAAGCAGCAGAAGGTCTCGCTGAAGGTCAAGATCGAGCAGGCCGGCCTGGCCTGGGAGACCCATCATTTCGTGATCTTCAGTATCGTTGCCGGTCTGGTCTTCCTGATCCTTGGATTGATTTTCAGCGGAAATCTGCTCATTGCGGCAGCCTTCGGTTTCGCCGGCACGCTGGGTTTCCCCCGCTGGTACGTTTCCAGCAAGCGCAAGCGCCGCTTCAACGCGTTTCTCGACGAGTTGCCGAACGGCGTCGACATCATCGTGCGCGGCGTCAAGGCCGGTCTGCCGCTCAGCGACTGCATCAAGGTGGTTGCCCGCGAAGCCCGCGAACCTGTCGCGACCGAGTTCCGCAAGATCACCGAAACCCAGATCATGGGGATTTCGCTTGCCGAAGCAGTCGGCAAGTTGCCCGAACGAGTTCCGCTGGCAGAAGCCAACTTCTTTGCCATCGTGGTTGCCATTCAGCAGAAGGCAGGTGGTGGCCTGGCCGAGGCATTGAACAACCTGTCCAAGGTGCTGCGCGGCCGCAAGGCCATGAAGCGCAAGATCAAGGCACTCAGCGCCGAAGCGAAATCCTCCGCCGGGATCATCGGTTCATTGCCGTTTTTCGTCGGTGGGATCATGTACCTCATTTCGCCGAACTACATTCTGGTTCTTTTCGAGACCACGGCCGGAAACATCATCATCGCTGGCTGCCTGTTCTGGATGTTCTGCGGCATCATGGTGATGCGCGCGATGATCAACTTCGACTTCTAG
- a CDS encoding CpaF family protein, producing the protein MFGRRGSSSSGPQTLRPGGIPGLQDTPAPAEQAKQPEQPAPQKIQTEPSQPAAAPTPPPPPPPPEPQPAAPAARKKNSEYYETKAQIFNALVEAIDLSQLARLDAEDARDEIRDVVNDIIALKNVVMSISEQEDLLEDICNDVLGYGPLEPLLARDDIADIMVNGAHTVYIETSGKVEQTGVTFRDNAQLMNICQRIVSQVGRRVDDSSPICDARLPDGSRVNVIAPPLAIDGPALTIRKFKRDKLTLDQLTKFGSITPEGATILQIIGRSRCNVLISGGTGSGKTTLLNCLTAYIESTERIITCEDSAELQLQQPHVVRLETRPPNLEGEGEITMRDLVKNCLRMRPERIIVGEVRGPEAFDLLQAMNTGHDGSMGTLHANSPREALSRLESMITMGGFSLPSRTLREMIVSSIDVVVQAARLRDGSRRITHVTEVMGMEGDIITTQDVFLYDIVGEDPNGKIIGRHRSTGIGRPKFWERARYFGEEARLAQALDAAEMPEYVAD; encoded by the coding sequence ATGTTTGGTAGACGTGGCAGCTCATCGTCTGGACCCCAGACCCTTCGGCCAGGTGGCATACCCGGGTTGCAGGACACGCCTGCGCCGGCGGAACAGGCTAAACAGCCGGAACAACCGGCGCCGCAGAAGATCCAGACCGAGCCTTCCCAGCCGGCGGCCGCGCCGACACCTCCACCACCGCCTCCGCCGCCCGAGCCTCAGCCGGCTGCCCCGGCAGCGCGGAAAAAGAACAGCGAATATTACGAAACCAAGGCCCAGATCTTCAATGCGCTGGTCGAGGCGATCGACCTGTCACAGCTGGCTCGTCTCGATGCCGAAGATGCTCGCGACGAGATCCGCGATGTCGTGAATGACATCATCGCGCTTAAAAACGTGGTGATGTCCATTTCAGAGCAGGAAGACCTGCTGGAAGACATCTGCAACGACGTACTTGGTTATGGTCCGCTTGAGCCTCTGCTGGCTCGCGACGACATCGCCGACATCATGGTCAATGGCGCGCACACGGTCTATATCGAAACCTCCGGCAAGGTTGAGCAGACCGGTGTGACGTTCCGCGACAACGCGCAGTTGATGAACATCTGCCAGCGCATCGTGAGCCAGGTCGGCCGCCGCGTTGATGACAGCAGCCCGATCTGTGACGCCCGTCTTCCCGACGGCTCCCGTGTCAACGTTATCGCGCCACCGCTCGCCATCGACGGGCCGGCCCTCACCATTCGTAAGTTCAAACGTGACAAGCTGACGCTTGACCAGTTGACCAAGTTCGGCTCGATCACGCCGGAAGGGGCGACGATCCTGCAGATCATCGGCCGTTCACGCTGTAACGTGCTGATTTCCGGCGGTACCGGTTCGGGCAAGACGACGCTGCTCAACTGTCTGACTGCCTATATCGAGAGCACCGAGCGCATCATTACCTGCGAAGATTCGGCCGAACTGCAGCTGCAGCAGCCGCATGTGGTGCGCCTTGAGACGCGTCCGCCCAACCTGGAAGGGGAAGGCGAGATCACCATGCGCGATCTCGTCAAGAACTGCCTGCGTATGCGTCCTGAGCGGATCATCGTGGGCGAAGTGCGTGGCCCGGAGGCATTCGATCTCCTGCAGGCCATGAACACCGGTCACGACGGCTCCATGGGAACCCTGCACGCCAACTCCCCGCGTGAAGCCCTGTCCCGTCTGGAATCCATGATCACCATGGGCGGTTTCTCGCTTCCGTCCAGAACCCTGCGCGAGATGATCGTCTCGTCCATCGATGTGGTGGTCCAGGCGGCGCGTCTTCGCGACGGTTCCCGCCGCATCACCCATGTGACGGAAGTAATGGGCATGGAAGGCGACATCATCACCACCCAGGATGTCTTCCTCTACGACATTGTCGGCGAAGACCCGAACGGCAAGATCATCGGCCGCCACCGCTCCACCGGAATCGGTCGTCCGAAATTCTGGGAGCGGGCAAGATACTTTGGCGAAGAAGCCCGTCTGGCACAGGCACTGGATGCTGCCGAGATGCCTGAATATGTAGCTGATTGA
- a CDS encoding AAA family ATPase, translating to MSANPDLKDMSGYMDPISEPADHNYAGSDDGLHIGSIPRITVHGFCLTDATMRVAEASMEDRRMAKAHLKLDMGGIPAAIETFEQAPTPNLIIVETSGRREDLLSSLDHLAEYCDAGTKVIVIGDVNDVMLYRDLISRGVSEYLITPVSVFQLIGSIANLYADPAAEPLGRTIAFFGVKGGCGASTIAHNGAWALGRVFQSEVVVADLDLPFGTAGLDYNQDPLQGVFEAVSSPERLDETYLDRILSKCNEHLSLLAAPATLERTYDYSEKSFDLLVETMRAGVPSVVLDVPHSWNAWVKNTLLGVDEIVLVAEPDLANLRNAKNVVDMLKQLRPNDRPPHLIMNKVNVPKRPEIKPEEFAGALGLSVHAIIPFEPQLFGTAANNGQMIGEIDGKHAIARVFDDLAHTISGKAQPVRASRSSLGGLLSKLKRKAG from the coding sequence CGCATCACGGTGCACGGTTTCTGCCTGACCGATGCCACCATGCGGGTGGCCGAGGCCTCCATGGAAGATCGCCGCATGGCAAAGGCGCACCTGAAGCTGGATATGGGCGGTATCCCGGCGGCGATCGAAACCTTCGAACAGGCTCCGACACCGAACCTGATCATCGTTGAAACGTCCGGCAGGCGGGAAGACCTTCTGTCGAGCCTCGATCATCTGGCGGAATACTGCGACGCCGGTACAAAGGTGATCGTCATCGGCGATGTCAACGATGTCATGCTGTATCGCGATCTGATTTCCCGCGGCGTCAGCGAGTATTTGATCACGCCTGTCAGCGTGTTCCAGCTGATCGGCTCAATTGCCAACCTTTATGCCGATCCGGCGGCTGAGCCACTTGGCCGCACCATCGCGTTCTTCGGCGTAAAGGGGGGCTGCGGTGCTTCGACTATCGCTCACAACGGGGCCTGGGCACTTGGTCGCGTGTTCCAAAGCGAGGTCGTGGTGGCAGATCTGGATCTGCCATTCGGCACGGCCGGGCTGGATTACAATCAGGATCCTCTCCAGGGCGTTTTCGAGGCCGTGTCTTCTCCGGAGCGCCTGGACGAAACGTATCTCGATCGCATTCTGTCCAAGTGCAATGAGCACCTGAGCCTGCTGGCCGCACCGGCAACGCTCGAACGCACCTACGACTACAGCGAGAAGTCCTTCGACCTGCTGGTCGAGACAATGCGCGCCGGGGTGCCGAGCGTCGTGCTGGACGTGCCGCATTCCTGGAATGCCTGGGTCAAGAACACACTGCTTGGCGTCGACGAGATCGTGCTTGTCGCGGAGCCGGACCTTGCCAACCTTCGCAATGCCAAGAACGTTGTCGACATGTTGAAGCAGCTGCGGCCGAACGACCGCCCGCCGCATCTCATCATGAACAAGGTCAACGTTCCCAAACGCCCCGAGATCAAGCCGGAAGAATTTGCCGGAGCACTCGGCCTGTCGGTTCACGCGATAATCCCGTTCGAACCGCAGCTGTTTGGAACGGCAGCCAACAACGGACAGATGATTGGTGAGATTGACGGCAAGCACGCGATTGCGCGCGTGTTCGACGACCTGGCACACACCATCTCCGGCAAGGCCCAGCCCGTCAGGGCGTCCAGGTCGAGCCTCGGTGGTTTGCTTTCGAAACTGAAGCGGAAGGCCGGCTAG